The Asticcacaulis excentricus CB 48 genome includes a window with the following:
- the uraD gene encoding 2-oxo-4-hydroxy-4-carboxy-5-ureidoimidazoline decarboxylase: MSDFNRLDRRAFIERFGLLFEHSPWIVAQAETMRPFKDLAALHAGLMKVVAHVGPEAQLALLRAHPKLADKAQVKAGLTKESASEQASVGLNALTEAEFARFHELNTAYEARFGFPFIICVRLAGGKAAILAAMESRLSHDPQTEFTTALSEVDKIVWLRLKDVEGA, from the coding sequence ATGAGTGATTTCAACCGTCTGGACCGCCGGGCCTTTATTGAACGCTTTGGCCTGTTGTTCGAGCACAGCCCGTGGATCGTGGCGCAGGCCGAGACGATGCGACCGTTCAAAGATTTGGCGGCCCTGCACGCCGGGTTGATGAAGGTGGTGGCGCACGTCGGACCGGAGGCGCAACTGGCCCTGCTGCGCGCCCACCCCAAGCTGGCCGACAAGGCGCAGGTGAAGGCCGGTCTGACGAAGGAGTCGGCTTCAGAACAGGCATCGGTGGGGCTCAATGCCCTGACGGAGGCGGAATTTGCGCGGTTTCATGAACTGAACACCGCCTATGAGGCGCGGTTTGGTTTCCCTTTCATCATCTGTGTGCGGCTGGCCGGGGGTAAGGCGGCTATTCTCGCGGCGATGGAGTCGCGCCTGAGCCACGACCCGCAGACAGAGTTTACCACGGCCCTGTCCGAGGTGGATAAGATCGTCTGGCTGCGCCTCAAAGATGTGGAGGGCGCATGA
- the xdhA gene encoding xanthine dehydrogenase small subunit, whose protein sequence is MPDKLRFYLDGEIVTLSGIDPTQSVLDWLRYAARRTGSKEGCAEGDCGACTVLVGELEGERLNWRAVNACILFLPMLDGKALMTVESLKGAHPVQSAMVDLHGSQCGFCTPGIVMSLVGRSMGACGTAGADAAEVLAGNLCRCTGYGPILKAAEQVASLPFDDAHIREALRELRRDTLLVLSYEDPLAGLTRRAYVPRDTDDLSEILIENPDMRLIAGATDVGLWVSKQHRVLPQVAFVGHLMRDIEVTPQGVRLGAGVRYSEARAALAALSSDLGELIRRIGAVQVRNAGTIGGNIANGSPIGDMPPALIALGAELTLRRGEARRTLPLEAYFLDYGKQDRQPGEFVESAFVPTPKAGDVVRIVKLSKRFDSDISAVCAAVHLRFDGAVVQAARLAFGGMAGTPKRAGHAEAVLTGHPLTPERMAMAAEALRSDFTPLSDVRGSSDYRLTVAGNILKKLWLEIQGQGGDVQGVAHG, encoded by the coding sequence ATGCCTGATAAACTCCGCTTCTATCTCGACGGTGAGATTGTCACCCTGTCCGGCATCGATCCAACGCAAAGCGTGCTCGACTGGCTGCGCTATGCGGCGCGGCGCACGGGCAGCAAGGAAGGCTGTGCCGAAGGCGACTGCGGGGCTTGTACGGTGCTGGTGGGGGAATTGGAAGGCGAGCGCCTAAACTGGCGCGCGGTGAATGCCTGCATCCTGTTCTTGCCCATGCTGGACGGCAAGGCGCTGATGACGGTCGAAAGCCTGAAAGGCGCGCATCCGGTGCAGTCGGCAATGGTAGATTTGCATGGTTCTCAGTGCGGTTTTTGCACGCCGGGTATTGTGATGTCGCTGGTCGGGCGGTCGATGGGGGCGTGTGGTACGGCGGGGGCCGATGCGGCAGAGGTCCTGGCCGGAAACCTGTGCCGCTGCACGGGTTATGGCCCGATCCTCAAGGCCGCCGAACAGGTGGCGTCGCTGCCGTTTGACGATGCGCACATCCGTGAGGCGCTGCGTGAACTCCGCCGCGACACCCTGCTGGTCCTCAGCTACGAAGACCCGCTGGCCGGGCTGACGCGTCGGGCTTATGTGCCGCGCGACACCGACGACCTGTCGGAAATCCTTATCGAAAATCCCGATATGCGGCTGATTGCCGGGGCCACCGATGTCGGCCTGTGGGTCAGCAAGCAGCACCGCGTCCTGCCACAGGTTGCCTTTGTCGGCCACCTGATGCGCGATATCGAGGTCACGCCGCAGGGCGTTCGGCTGGGGGCCGGGGTGCGCTATTCTGAGGCGCGTGCGGCGCTGGCGGCCCTGTCGTCCGATCTGGGCGAACTGATCCGCCGTATCGGCGCGGTGCAGGTGCGCAATGCCGGCACCATCGGCGGCAATATTGCCAACGGCTCGCCTATTGGCGACATGCCGCCCGCCCTGATCGCGCTGGGGGCTGAACTGACCCTGCGCCGGGGTGAGGCGCGCCGCACCCTGCCGCTGGAGGCCTATTTCCTCGACTATGGCAAGCAGGACCGTCAGCCCGGTGAGTTTGTCGAAAGCGCCTTTGTGCCCACACCGAAAGCCGGCGATGTGGTACGTATCGTCAAGCTGTCGAAGCGCTTTGATTCCGATATTTCGGCGGTCTGCGCCGCCGTGCATTTGCGCTTTGACGGGGCGGTGGTACAGGCGGCACGGCTGGCCTTTGGTGGCATGGCGGGCACCCCCAAACGGGCCGGGCACGCCGAGGCTGTCCTGACCGGACACCCTCTGACGCCGGAGCGTATGGCAATGGCCGCCGAGGCCCTGCGGTCGGATTTCACGCCGCTTAGCGATGTGCGCGGGTCTTCGGACTATAGATTAACCGTTGCTGGTAATATTCTAAAAAAACTATGGCTTGAGATTCAAGGCCAGGGCGGAGATGTGCAGGGGGTGGCGCATGGCTGA
- the hpxZ gene encoding oxalurate catabolism protein HpxZ, with the protein MRLNDPVLLKEVTEAFYAYEAALMADDIPAMDRLFREAAETIRFGVGEVLYGIEAIREFRKGRGGSPQRKLGRVEITVYGAAFATAHAEFFRDNSDKRGRQSQAWVRFADGWKVVSAHVSIEGATS; encoded by the coding sequence ATGCGGCTTAATGATCCCGTTCTCCTGAAAGAGGTGACCGAGGCCTTCTACGCCTATGAGGCGGCGTTGATGGCCGACGATATTCCGGCCATGGACCGCCTGTTCCGTGAGGCAGCCGAAACCATCCGCTTCGGCGTGGGTGAGGTGCTGTATGGCATCGAAGCCATCCGCGAATTTCGCAAAGGCCGGGGCGGCTCGCCACAGCGTAAACTGGGCCGGGTCGAGATCACCGTCTATGGCGCCGCCTTCGCCACCGCCCATGCTGAATTTTTCCGCGACAATTCCGATAAAAGAGGCCGCCAATCGCAGGCTTGGGTGCGTTTTGCCGACGGCTGGAAGGTGGTGTCGGCGCATGTGTCGATCGAGGGGGCGACGTCATGA
- the puuE gene encoding allantoinase PuuE produces the protein MTPRDLIGYGQTPPDAQWPDGARIAVQFVINYEEGGENSVLNGDRGSEAFLSEMVGAQSHIGARAMAMESLYEYGARAGFWRLHRIFTERKAPVTVYGVATAMQMNPAAVEAMLTADWEIASHGYRWIDYQTVPEDVERDHIHKAIELHTQLTGARPLGWYQGRTSPHTARLVVEEGGFVYDADSYADDLPYYDTRFGLKNDGTAQLIVPYTLDVNDMKFVAYNGFADAEPFYRYLRDTFDHLYLEGGRMMSIGLHGRIAGKPARAAAVARFLDHVLSHDKVWVARRIDIARHWLKVYPHAA, from the coding sequence ATGACCCCGCGTGACCTGATCGGCTATGGCCAGACACCGCCCGACGCGCAGTGGCCGGACGGCGCGCGCATCGCCGTACAGTTCGTCATCAATTATGAAGAGGGTGGCGAAAACTCGGTCCTTAATGGCGACAGGGGGTCTGAGGCCTTCCTGTCCGAAATGGTCGGTGCCCAAAGCCATATCGGGGCGCGGGCCATGGCCATGGAAAGCCTCTATGAATACGGGGCGCGCGCGGGTTTCTGGCGGCTGCACCGCATATTCACTGAGCGCAAGGCCCCGGTCACCGTCTATGGCGTGGCCACCGCGATGCAGATGAACCCGGCGGCGGTTGAAGCCATGCTGACCGCCGACTGGGAGATCGCCAGCCACGGCTATCGCTGGATCGACTATCAGACCGTGCCGGAGGACGTTGAGCGCGACCATATCCACAAAGCCATAGAGCTTCACACCCAACTGACCGGGGCGCGGCCTTTGGGCTGGTATCAGGGGCGCACCTCGCCCCACACGGCGCGGCTGGTCGTCGAGGAGGGCGGCTTTGTCTATGACGCCGATTCCTACGCCGACGATCTGCCCTATTACGACACGCGGTTTGGCCTGAAAAACGATGGAACCGCCCAACTGATCGTGCCCTATACGCTGGACGTCAACGATATGAAGTTCGTGGCCTATAACGGCTTTGCCGACGCTGAACCCTTCTATCGCTACCTGCGCGACACCTTCGATCACTTGTACCTTGAGGGAGGCCGTATGATGTCGATTGGCCTGCATGGGCGCATTGCCGGTAAGCCGGCGCGGGCCGCTGCCGTGGCGCGCTTCCTCGACCATGTGCTGAGCCACGACAAGGTGTGGGTGGCGCGCCGTATCGACATCGCCCGTCACTGGCTGAAAGTGTATCCCCATGCGGCTTAA
- a CDS encoding AtzE family amidohydrolase: MSDTRSALDLAHAIARREITAEAVVRQAVEAALSDPFCAFTRVLASEAIAAAQAVDRGEISGPLAGVPFAVKDLFDVAGQVTTAGARLHLGAPAASEDAEVVRRLKAAGAILIGTLNMDEFAYGFATVNAHFGTTQNPHDPARLAGGSSGGSAAAVAAGFVPLSLGSDTNGSVRVPASLCGVWGMRPAQGAVPLNGVFPFVEALDTVGPFARGSRDLRRLYEVLAGETLTGGSEPLRVARLDGFFARNAAPEAVNAVDTVMTYLGSRAIADLPQAEAGRSAGFVMTAALGGALHLDTLRARAQDYDPAVRDRLIAGAMLPAAVLDKALRYRDHYRRIFYQLFDQFDVLIAPATPCPAPLIEAGTILIDGKPAPARAHLGIYAQAISLAGVPVIAAPLKTHGLPIGLQIIMRPGLEGAVFGLMHQLEDAGVLGFTAPGGRA, from the coding sequence ATGAGCGACACCCGCAGCGCGCTCGATCTGGCCCACGCCATCGCCCGTCGTGAGATCACGGCGGAGGCGGTGGTGCGTCAGGCAGTCGAAGCGGCGCTGAGTGATCCCTTCTGTGCCTTTACCCGCGTCCTCGCTTCAGAGGCCATTGCCGCCGCGCAGGCCGTTGATCGCGGCGAGATTTCGGGGCCTCTGGCCGGGGTGCCTTTCGCCGTCAAGGACCTGTTCGACGTGGCGGGGCAGGTGACGACGGCCGGGGCCAGACTGCACCTCGGCGCGCCAGCGGCCAGCGAGGATGCCGAGGTCGTGCGCCGCCTGAAGGCTGCCGGCGCGATCCTGATCGGCACGCTGAATATGGACGAATTCGCCTACGGCTTTGCCACTGTCAATGCCCATTTTGGCACTACACAGAACCCCCACGATCCGGCGCGACTGGCCGGGGGCTCGTCTGGCGGCTCAGCGGCGGCGGTGGCGGCGGGGTTTGTGCCGCTGAGTTTGGGCTCGGACACCAATGGCTCAGTGCGCGTGCCCGCCTCGCTGTGCGGCGTGTGGGGGATGCGCCCGGCTCAAGGGGCGGTGCCGCTGAACGGCGTGTTTCCGTTTGTCGAAGCGCTCGATACGGTGGGGCCCTTTGCACGCGGCAGCCGTGACCTGCGCCGCCTGTATGAAGTGCTTGCCGGTGAGACGCTAACCGGTGGGAGTGAACCGTTGCGCGTTGCCCGTCTGGATGGCTTTTTTGCGCGCAATGCCGCCCCGGAGGCGGTCAATGCCGTCGATACCGTGATGACGTATCTGGGGAGCCGCGCCATCGCCGACTTGCCGCAGGCCGAGGCCGGGCGATCAGCGGGTTTTGTGATGACGGCGGCGCTCGGTGGGGCGCTGCATCTGGACACGCTGCGCGCGCGGGCGCAGGACTATGATCCGGCGGTGCGCGACCGGCTGATCGCCGGAGCTATGCTGCCCGCCGCCGTGCTGGATAAGGCGCTGCGCTATCGGGATCATTATCGCAGAATTTTCTATCAACTGTTTGATCAGTTTGATGTTCTGATCGCTCCGGCCACGCCCTGTCCGGCCCCGCTGATTGAGGCGGGGACTATCCTGATTGACGGTAAACCCGCCCCGGCGCGCGCCCATCTTGGGATCTATGCGCAGGCCATTTCGCTGGCCGGCGTGCCGGTGATTGCCGCGCCGTTAAAAACCCACGGCCTGCCCATCGGCCTGCAAATTATCATGCGACCGGGCCTCGAAGGGGCGGTGTTTGGCCTGATGCACCAGCTGGAGGACGCGGGCGTGCTGGGCTTTACGGCACCGGGAGGCCGCGCATGA
- a CDS encoding allantoate amidohydrolase → MVEAGGYRAVARCDALRRPPFSEAADSLFRPYLSEAHRATLSQLREWMEASGLTVRLDAAGNLIGRYEAANIPPQLAGEGGRTMRAAGDAGVGADSDVNSTPRRSAGTSPGISGGAKSLILASHIDSVRDAGAYDGPLGVMLGIEVVAALHAQKKHLPFAIDIYAFGDEEGSRFPASMLCSRVVCGQMARTQLDVADRDGITLAKALSDFGLDIKRFTEARREPSELIGYVEVHIEQGPVLEAEGLALGVVTAIACQRRYAVTVTGVAGHAGTNSMALRKDALTAAAEMALAVETVGRAGPDDLVATVGRFNVAPNAPNVVPSEVVFTIDVRAGEEAPRNAAAETILSRIDAIAAARSVTVEHHLIHDLPAAPCDPSMMDLLSQAVREAGHTPRRLVSGAGHDAMAFAGAIPTAMLFIRCKDGISHNPLEAVDAADAEAAFQALLGLVLKLGEASA, encoded by the coding sequence ATGGTAGAGGCCGGCGGATACCGCGCCGTCGCCCGTTGCGACGCCCTCAGACGCCCGCCGTTCAGCGAGGCGGCGGACAGCCTGTTCCGCCCTTACCTCAGCGAGGCGCACCGCGCGACGCTTTCGCAACTGCGCGAGTGGATGGAGGCGTCGGGCCTGACCGTGCGCCTTGACGCGGCCGGCAATTTGATCGGGCGGTACGAGGCCGCCAATATACCTCCCCAGCTTGCTGGGGAGGGGGGGCGCACGATGCGCGCAGCGGGAGATGCCGGTGTGGGGGCCGACTCCGATGTTAACTCCACCCCCCGCCGGTCGGCGGGTACCTCCCCTGGAATCAGTGGAGGGGCGAAGAGCCTCATCCTTGCCTCGCACATCGACTCGGTGCGCGATGCCGGGGCCTATGACGGGCCGCTGGGCGTCATGCTGGGGATTGAGGTCGTGGCTGCGCTGCACGCGCAAAAAAAGCACCTGCCTTTCGCCATCGACATCTACGCTTTTGGTGACGAGGAGGGGTCGCGCTTTCCGGCCTCTATGCTGTGTTCGCGCGTCGTGTGCGGGCAGATGGCGCGGACACAACTCGATGTCGCCGACCGCGACGGCATCACCTTAGCCAAGGCGCTCAGCGATTTCGGGCTGGACATCAAGCGGTTTACAGAGGCGCGCCGCGAGCCGTCTGAGCTGATCGGCTATGTCGAAGTCCATATCGAGCAGGGGCCGGTGCTGGAGGCCGAAGGGCTGGCTCTGGGCGTGGTCACCGCCATTGCCTGTCAGCGGCGCTATGCGGTGACGGTCACGGGCGTCGCCGGTCACGCCGGGACCAACAGCATGGCCCTGCGCAAGGATGCGCTCACCGCCGCAGCGGAAATGGCGCTGGCGGTCGAAACTGTAGGCCGCGCCGGTCCGGATGATCTAGTGGCCACGGTCGGGCGTTTCAATGTTGCGCCCAATGCCCCTAATGTGGTGCCGAGTGAGGTGGTCTTCACTATTGACGTGCGGGCGGGCGAAGAGGCCCCGCGCAATGCCGCCGCCGAGACCATCCTCAGCCGTATCGACGCCATTGCCGCTGCGCGCAGCGTGACGGTGGAGCACCACCTGATCCACGACCTGCCCGCCGCGCCGTGCGACCCGTCAATGATGGATTTATTATCGCAAGCCGTGCGTGAAGCCGGTCACACCCCGCGCCGTCTGGTGTCCGGTGCCGGCCATGACGCCATGGCTTTTGCGGGTGCGATCCCCACCGCCATGCTGTTTATTCGCTGCAAGGACGGAATAAGCCACAATCCATTGGAAGCTGTCGATGCGGCCGACGCCGAAGCGGCGTTTCAGGCCTTGCTCGGCCTCGTACTCAAACTGGGAGAAGCCTCCGCATGA
- the uraH gene encoding hydroxyisourate hydrolase, which produces MSLSTHVLDTAHGTPAQGVGLHLLSGREVLFAGTTDADGRCPELRELSLSAGLYRLEFDVADYFRGKGVTLAEPPFLDRVGVDFGMDGLGHYHVPLLVSPYGYSTYRGS; this is translated from the coding sequence ATGAGCCTTTCGACCCACGTCCTCGATACGGCCCACGGCACCCCGGCCCAGGGGGTTGGGCTGCACCTCCTCAGTGGTCGCGAAGTGCTGTTTGCCGGCACGACCGACGCCGATGGCCGCTGCCCGGAACTGCGCGAGCTGAGCCTGAGTGCGGGGCTGTACCGGCTGGAGTTCGATGTGGCCGACTATTTCCGGGGTAAGGGCGTGACGCTGGCCGAACCGCCGTTTCTCGACCGGGTGGGCGTCGACTTCGGCATGGACGGGTTGGGGCATTACCACGTGCCGCTGCTGGTCAGTCCCTATGGCTATTCGACCTACAGGGGGAGCTGA
- a CDS encoding pyridoxal-phosphate-dependent aminotransferase family protein — protein MTDFFGEINPPQRLLMGPGPVNAHPRVLRAMSADLLGQFDPEMTAYMNETMALYRQLFRTQNRWTFLIDGTARAAIEAALVSLIDAGRTHVLIVRSGRFGLLLTEICERLGADYEVVDAPWGEVVPMDAIRAKALEFRPDVIACVHGDTSTTMAQPLDGLGDLCREIGAFSYVDATATLGGMPIETDGWGVDIVTAGLQKCLGGPSGSAPMTISDRAAEFIFSRRHTEKGIRAADAEDGHRPRIGSNYFDLAMIMDYWSEKRLNHHTEATTMLYGARECARVALQEGLEARFERHAKAGAAMTAGLRAMGLSVYGDDRYRMTNVTGVYIPKGLDGERVRQRMREDFEIEIGTAFGPLQGQIWRIGAMGYNAMKSKVLTTLAALEACLVAEGVAVNLGAAVPAAREVWG, from the coding sequence ATGACCGACTTTTTCGGTGAGATCAATCCGCCGCAACGCCTGCTGATGGGGCCGGGGCCGGTCAATGCCCACCCGCGTGTGCTGCGCGCTATGTCGGCGGACCTTTTGGGGCAGTTCGATCCCGAAATGACCGCCTATATGAACGAGACCATGGCGCTCTATCGCCAGCTCTTCCGCACGCAGAACCGCTGGACGTTCCTGATCGACGGAACGGCGCGGGCGGCGATTGAGGCGGCGCTGGTGTCGCTGATCGACGCCGGTCGCACGCATGTGCTGATCGTGAGATCAGGGCGCTTCGGCCTGCTGCTGACCGAGATTTGCGAGCGGTTGGGCGCAGATTATGAGGTTGTCGATGCCCCTTGGGGTGAAGTGGTGCCGATGGATGCTATCCGGGCCAAGGCGCTCGAATTCCGACCGGATGTCATCGCCTGCGTACACGGCGACACGTCTACGACTATGGCGCAGCCGCTGGACGGGCTGGGCGATCTGTGCCGTGAGATCGGGGCCTTTTCCTATGTTGATGCTACGGCGACGCTGGGCGGAATGCCGATTGAGACCGACGGCTGGGGCGTAGATATCGTCACCGCCGGCTTGCAGAAATGTCTCGGCGGGCCGTCGGGCTCTGCCCCCATGACGATTTCCGACCGCGCGGCGGAGTTCATCTTTTCGCGCCGCCACACCGAAAAAGGCATCCGCGCCGCCGATGCCGAGGACGGACATCGCCCACGTATCGGCTCCAACTATTTCGATCTGGCCATGATCATGGACTACTGGTCAGAGAAGCGGTTGAACCACCATACCGAAGCCACCACCATGCTTTACGGGGCGCGCGAATGCGCCCGCGTTGCGCTTCAGGAAGGGCTTGAGGCGCGCTTTGAGCGCCACGCCAAGGCCGGGGCGGCCATGACCGCCGGGCTGCGCGCCATGGGCCTGAGCGTCTATGGCGACGACCGCTACCGCATGACCAATGTGACGGGCGTCTACATCCCCAAAGGCCTTGATGGCGAGCGCGTGCGTCAGCGGATGCGCGAAGACTTTGAAATCGAGATCGGCACGGCTTTTGGTCCCTTACAGGGGCAGATCTGGCGCATCGGGGCCATGGGGTATAACGCCATGAAGTCCAAAGTGCTGACCACCCTGGCGGCGCTGGAGGCCTGTCTGGTCGCCGAAGGGGTGGCGGTCAATCTGGGGGCCGCAGTCCCGGCCGCACGGGAGGTGTGGGGATGA
- a CDS encoding gamma-glutamyltransferase family protein, with translation MIHTAASLKGMVTAPHHLAAQAGLDILKRGGTAIEAAVATAAALAVVYPHMNSIGGDSFWIVREPDGSVHGISACGAAAQTATLDLYKGHASVPWRGPLAANTVAGTVSGWEALLRRVADPLPLEALLEAAIHYAETGVVVTKGGADIAAAKDAELKDQYGYGAVFRPHNQPLKEGAIFTQPALATTLKVLAVKGLRDFYEGDLACAIAADFARAGSPVSGEDLRLHRAMTPVPLTTRVRGARLYNMTPPTQGFASLLILALYDRLGVEGHDHFDHLHGLIEATKQAFLLRDQHIGDQAYMDFDAQALLSDAAALDALTATIDRTQALPWPHVPQQGDTVWFGAIDAEGRAVSAIQSTYFEFGSGLVLPETGIIWQNRGASFRLTQSGWNALKPGRKPFHTLNPALAVFDDGRVMSYGTMGGEGQPQTQAAVFSRYNAGVPLQAAITAPRWLLGKTWGKESVSLKLEGRFEIELIQNLKKAGHQTEIVADFTSMMGHAGALVRHADGRIEGAADPRSDGGVAAW, from the coding sequence ATGATCCACACGGCGGCATCACTCAAGGGCATGGTCACGGCCCCGCATCATCTGGCGGCACAGGCGGGGCTGGATATCCTCAAACGCGGCGGCACGGCCATCGAGGCGGCGGTGGCAACGGCGGCAGCGCTGGCCGTCGTCTATCCGCACATGAACTCGATCGGCGGCGACAGCTTCTGGATCGTGCGTGAACCCGACGGGTCCGTCCACGGTATCAGCGCCTGCGGCGCAGCGGCGCAAACGGCCACGCTCGACCTCTATAAGGGTCATGCCAGCGTGCCCTGGCGCGGCCCTCTGGCGGCCAATACGGTAGCGGGCACGGTGTCCGGCTGGGAGGCCTTGCTGCGACGCGTGGCCGATCCCTTGCCGCTGGAGGCCCTGCTGGAGGCGGCCATCCATTACGCCGAAACGGGCGTTGTGGTCACCAAAGGCGGGGCCGACATCGCTGCCGCCAAGGACGCCGAGCTCAAGGATCAGTACGGCTACGGCGCGGTGTTTCGCCCCCATAATCAACCATTGAAAGAAGGCGCGATTTTCACGCAACCGGCTCTGGCCACCACGCTGAAAGTGCTGGCGGTCAAGGGATTGCGTGATTTCTATGAAGGCGATCTGGCGTGCGCCATCGCGGCCGATTTCGCGCGTGCCGGGTCGCCGGTCTCTGGCGAGGATTTGCGCCTGCACCGGGCCATGACGCCTGTGCCGTTGACGACGCGCGTCCGTGGTGCGCGGCTTTACAACATGACACCGCCAACTCAGGGCTTTGCGTCCCTGCTGATACTGGCCCTGTACGACCGACTGGGGGTCGAGGGGCACGACCATTTCGACCATCTGCACGGGCTGATCGAAGCGACCAAACAGGCCTTTCTGCTGCGTGATCAGCATATTGGCGACCAGGCCTATATGGATTTCGACGCACAGGCCCTGCTGTCGGACGCGGCGGCGCTCGACGCGCTGACGGCGACAATCGACCGCACGCAGGCCCTGCCATGGCCCCATGTCCCGCAACAGGGCGACACGGTGTGGTTTGGGGCCATCGATGCAGAAGGTCGCGCCGTCAGCGCCATTCAGAGCACCTATTTCGAGTTCGGTTCAGGCCTCGTACTGCCGGAAACAGGCATCATCTGGCAGAACCGCGGGGCGTCGTTCCGGCTGACCCAAAGCGGCTGGAATGCCCTGAAACCGGGGCGAAAGCCGTTCCATACGCTTAATCCGGCGCTGGCGGTTTTCGACGACGGGCGGGTGATGAGCTATGGCACGATGGGCGGCGAGGGGCAGCCGCAGACGCAAGCCGCTGTTTTCAGCCGGTATAATGCCGGTGTGCCCTTACAAGCCGCCATCACCGCACCGCGCTGGCTTCTGGGCAAGACCTGGGGCAAGGAGAGCGTGTCGCTGAAGCTCGAAGGCCGGTTTGAGATAGAGTTGATACAAAATCTGAAAAAAGCCGGACACCAAACGGAAATCGTAGCCGATTTCACCTCTATGATGGGCCACGCCGGGGCGCTGGTGCGTCATGCCGACGGGCGTATCGAAGGGGCCGCTGACCCGCGTTCCGATGGCGGGGTGGCGGCATGGTAG
- a CDS encoding NAD(P)-binding domain-containing protein, whose product MSLEAHNARVRHDLEALCYPGNDWLSPATHSEGPVHDVIIVGGGQSGLSAAFALKRERIHNLLILDENAQGFEGPWETYARMMTLRTPKGITSIDMGIPSLTFRAFWEAQHGAEGWTRLDKIPRGDWMAYLRWYRSVLDLPVKNGVRVSDIEPIEGLFRVHASDGPYLARKVILATGIQGGGGWHTPQMIRGLPRHLYAHTSEPIDVAALKGKRIGILGGGASAFDNAHHLLDAGAAEAHVFVRREALPRINPIRHMEAAGFIPRFAALSDGEKYAAMSHFFKFNQPPTNDTFNRAAAFTGFRLHTGSPWQAVREEGGQAVLTTPKGEHGFDFLVISTGLVTDPALRPELRRLEPGIARWADVYAAPEAIRNPLLDAHPYLGAGFTFTGRDPDWQAKLHGLFAFNYSALINFGLSASALSGLKYALPKLASAVADQLFLDQKTACLDAYFAYDEPEFVGEWSGS is encoded by the coding sequence ATGAGCCTCGAAGCCCATAATGCCCGCGTCCGGCACGACCTTGAGGCGCTCTGTTATCCCGGCAACGACTGGCTGAGCCCAGCGACGCACTCAGAGGGTCCGGTTCACGACGTCATTATTGTCGGCGGGGGTCAGTCGGGCCTCAGCGCGGCCTTCGCGCTGAAGCGCGAGCGCATCCACAACTTGCTGATCCTTGATGAGAACGCCCAAGGCTTTGAAGGGCCGTGGGAAACCTATGCCCGCATGATGACCCTGCGCACGCCCAAGGGCATCACCTCGATAGATATGGGCATCCCCTCCCTGACCTTCCGTGCCTTCTGGGAGGCGCAGCATGGAGCCGAAGGTTGGACGCGCCTTGACAAGATTCCCCGTGGCGACTGGATGGCCTATTTGCGCTGGTATCGCAGCGTGCTGGACCTGCCGGTCAAAAATGGCGTGCGGGTCAGCGATATCGAGCCCATAGAAGGCCTCTTCCGCGTGCACGCTTCGGACGGTCCCTATCTGGCGCGTAAGGTCATTCTGGCCACCGGGATTCAGGGCGGCGGCGGCTGGCATACGCCGCAGATGATCAGGGGCCTGCCGCGGCATCTCTACGCCCATACCTCTGAGCCCATCGACGTGGCGGCGCTGAAAGGCAAGCGCATCGGTATATTGGGGGGCGGGGCCTCGGCTTTTGACAATGCCCATCATCTGCTCGATGCCGGGGCCGCCGAAGCGCACGTCTTTGTGCGGCGTGAGGCCCTGCCGCGCATCAACCCCATCCGGCATATGGAGGCCGCGGGCTTCATCCCGCGCTTTGCCGCGCTCAGTGATGGCGAAAAATACGCCGCTATGTCGCACTTTTTCAAATTCAATCAACCGCCTACGAATGACACCTTCAACCGGGCGGCGGCCTTTACGGGCTTCCGCCTGCACACGGGTTCGCCCTGGCAAGCGGTGCGCGAAGAGGGCGGTCAGGCAGTGTTGACCACGCCCAAAGGCGAGCACGGTTTCGACTTTCTGGTCATCTCGACCGGTCTGGTCACCGATCCAGCCCTGCGGCCGGAACTGCGGCGGCTGGAGCCGGGGATTGCGCGCTGGGCCGATGTCTATGCGGCCCCGGAGGCGATCCGAAACCCGCTGCTTGACGCGCATCCCTATCTGGGCGCAGGCTTCACCTTCACGGGGCGCGACCCCGACTGGCAGGCGAAACTGCATGGCCTGTTTGCCTTCAACTATTCGGCCCTGATCAATTTCGGCCTGTCGGCTTCGGCCCTGTCGGGACTGAAATACGCCCTGCCGAAGCTCGCCAGCGCCGTGGCCGATCAGTTGTTCCTTGATCAGAAGACGGCCTGTCTCGACGCCTATTTTGCCTATGATGAGCCGGAATTTGTCGGCGAATGGAGCGGCTCATGA